The sequence ACGAAGAGAATTTCAAGAAGCTTCAGCTTAACGTCAAGTTTAACGTTATTCCCAAGACAAGATTGAAGAAATTCAATCAGCAATTTAAAGGAAACACTACGGGACTGGTTCGAAGTGAGCCGGGAAAGTTTGTCTTCACGCCATTGTACGCAAAACACGCAGACAGACTTTACCGGATGCAGCCGAGAACTGATGACGTTTGGCTACTTACTTTTCCCAAATGTGGTAAGCATAGACACCCTTTACATAATCGACTGCATAATATGGTTAGGTTAAGTAATAACTGTCTTATCTTCTATTCAAAATTGTTATCAGGTACAACTTGGACTTCTGAACTGTTGTGGCTACTGATGAACAATTGCGACACGGAGAAAGCCACTTCAACCCCTTTGTTTCTTCGTGCTCCTTTTATAGAGTTTGCCAAGCCCATGAACTatgtaatttttataattataacgacataattttttttttcatttcagtgtGCCATTTCTTACCTCAGAGACTGAACTATCacctgaaagaaataaaatgctgAATTCTGCCGACAAGATGTCGTCACCGCGGATTTTCAAAAGTCATATGCCGTTCTATTTGCTTCATCCCAAATTACTCGATACCTCGAAAGTAAGTTGAACTTTTCGCTACTTCACTTGTGATAACTGAATCCAATGTTTTATACTGTTTTGTGCGTACATAGGTGGTTTACGTCGCCCGAAACCCCAAAGATGCCATCGTCTCATTTTATCACCATCACAAGTTGATTAAATTTCACGATTATCAAGGAACCTTGGAAGAATTCGCCCAGTATTTCATGGATGACGAAAGTATGTATAGCTCGAGCGAGATGAACGTTTTACtcgattaaattaattattcttcGTTTGGGGGTGAAATTTAGTTTTGTATTCGCCGTTTTTCCCGCATATGCTCGACGCCTGGTCCAAGCGCAATCACCCGAATATGCATTTCATGTTCTTCGAAGACATGAAGAAGGTAATCAaagaacttttcttttttgaggaACTATCGGTTTATTTTATCTTCCTTTGATTCTATAAGGATTTACGAGGCGAGATCGTCAAAGTGGCAGCGTTCCTCAATCAATCGCCGACTGATGAGCAACTGGACAAGATAACGGAGCATTTGAGGTTTGACAATTTCGAAAAGAACGAATCAGTCAACAACGAAGCCGGCAAGAAACAGGGCTGGATGAATCCTGACGGCAAGTTTATCCGcaaaggtaaaataatttgaagcAATCCTTGCTCACGTGAAAATCAatttagaaaatcaaattgaactcCTCAGGTAAAACGGGTGACTGGAAAAATCACTTCAGCACAGAATTGAACAGCCGAATCGACGAGTGGATCGAGAAAAACTTGGCCGGTTCCGATTTGAAGTTCGTTACAGAACTGGAGCATCAAGATTAAGATAAGCACAAATTGACTCAGGTTGGTAAGCCATTCCAGGTTTGACActtgctgtgctgtgcatcACGCAATTAGGATGTGGCATTCGATTGTTATAGGTGTAGTATAGCATACTTACTTTTACAATTTCGATTATTAGAATAAATCTGCCCATACTCTTGTGATCGATTGAGCTGGCTAACTGTTTTTCAATGATTTTGAACAATGGATGCACTGATTTCGTTTTATGTGTCACACAATCACACCCCTTATCAGTTCAAGGATGACTGTAGAAAATCTAATCAAGTAGAACAAAATCGCATAGTCATTTCAATCCCATAATTAGTTATCTTATCCacctaaaaaataaaccatcgTGAAAGGGAGACGAGTGATACATATTCTGCCAGACACGCAAGACGCAATCAAAAATATGTCTCAGTTGGACGACGAGAAATCCAATGGGCTCCAGCTAAACGTCAAGTTCAATGTGATTCCCAAGACAAAGTTAAAGGAATTCACTAATCTTTTTAATGGGTACACTACGGGACTGGTTCGAAGTGAACCGGGAAATTTCGTCATGACCCCGTTGTACGCAAAACACGCAGACAGACTTTACCGGATGGAGCCGAGAGCTGACGACATCTGGCTACTTACGTTC is a genomic window of Daphnia pulicaria isolate SC F1-1A chromosome 2, SC_F0-13Bv2, whole genome shotgun sequence containing:
- the LOC124326342 gene encoding sulfotransferase 1E1-like, translated to MSRFDEENFKKLQLNVKFNVIPKTRLKKFNQQFKGNTTGLVRSEPGKFVFTPLYAKHADRLYRMQPRTDDVWLLTFPKCGTTWTSELLWLLMNNCDTEKATSTPLFLRAPFIDVPFLTSETELSPERNKMLNSADKMSSPRIFKSHMPFYLLHPKLLDTSKVVYVARNPKDAIVSFYHHHKLIKFHDYQGTLEEFAQYFMDDEILYSPFFPHMLDAWSKRNHPNMHFMFFEDMKKDLRGEIVKVAAFLNQSPTDEQLDKITEHLRFDNFEKNESVNNEAGKKQGWMNPDGKFIRKGKTGDWKNHFSTELNSRIDEWIEKNLAGSDLKFVTELEHQD